In Candidatus Woesearchaeota archaeon, the genomic window GCGTGTTCGCGGAGGATTTTGGGGTACGCGTCAGAGAGCGCGGATTCCGCCGTCTCGTGGAGAATCGCCCCCTCGCCCACTTTCTGCGCCAAGACCGTTTCGGGAATATGCCCCTTGCGAAACCCGTCTATGGAAACCTCTCCCGCGAGTTTTTTCACCGCCGAGGCGCGATAGGAATCAAACGTCTCGGCGGGAATTTCTGCTGATATTTCCACCTCGGTGTCGCTCAATTTCTTTATCTTTACATTAGAGAAATTTGACCCCGTACGAAGTCGCGGGCGCGTTTCACTACCATTGTTATCCATATCCATTGGTTTATGGTTGGGTGGATAAAGGAAATTCATTGTAATACAGACGCCAGCCCGCGCCCTACTTCGTAGCGGGGTTGACATGATGCCGCTATTATAGCGGATTATGAAAATAATTCAAGTAGAATCTTTCCGCTCAAAAAAACACCGCCGAAAGACGGTGTTTTTTATAGTGCACTTTTATAGACGATGTTAGAACCTCTCTCAAGACGCTAACCGACTATTCGGTATTCAATATAGTAGCATCTTGGTAGTTTTTCTCAACGCCGCAGAAAGCTGTTAGACGCGGTTAGAAAGCAGAAAACTGATATATTGATGAAATACTGCCCGTCTGCGATAGAACCCTGCTTAGAGTGCCCAACTTTTAATGTTCGTATCCATCCGCAAATGTTCACAATAGTCACACAATAGTCACGAAGTTCACGATATAAAAAATCAGCTGAAAATATTGCCCATAGGAACGCTCACACAGGACGAGCGTTTTTTAGTATAGCAATATGGAAATATATGGTATCAGAACTTGCTTTCTATTTTTTCAAAAAGTTTTGAAATGTTATCAATCGTGGCTTGAGTAAGTTTTACCTCGTTTTTTTCCACGGACTCTAAAAAGAGCTTAGCTAAAAGTACTTTATCTGCCTTGTTGTCCTTATTTTTTATGTATTCAGAATTACTTGTGGTATATGTTAAGGAACTATTTTTCAAAACATATTTCTTAAAATCATTCTGAGAAAATACGTCTTCGGTACTACCTTCTCTTTCTAAAACAGATATGATCAATTCTTTGTTAACCAACCAGTTGTTTTTTAAATTTTTTTCTCCGTCTTTTTTGCCCTGGTCATTATCATAAAGATATAACACTTTACATCCCCAGCCATGTAGAATAGTGCCAACAAAAGGCATATTGCCTGATCCACCGCCATACACAAAATTAAGTTTGTTTTTGTTAATAAGTCTTTTGAATGCTTCTAAAAAATATAAATCTGACGGACCTTCCACTATAACATTGTTGGCTTTGTCTAAGTTGGCAATACCAGCAGTAAGTTCTAAACCAATTGCTGTAAGTATTGGTGTTAATGTTTCTTTATCGGCAAGTGCATGAAGTTTATTTTCTATTTTCGTGCCGTCTTTTTTGGTTCTGTGTATCAAACGAATGCGGTTTAATTTGTCTGGTTCAAGAAGATATGGGGAATGAGTCGCAAAAACTAACTGAGTTTCTTTAGCCGAATCTTCTAATTTTCCGAGGATATCTTTTTGGGCTTGGGCATGTAAAAATAGGCCGGGTTC contains:
- a CDS encoding trigger factor family protein, translating into MNFLYPPNHKPMDMDNNGSETRPRLRTGSNFSNVKIKKLSDTEVEISAEIPAETFDSYRASAVKKLAGEVSIDGFRKGHIPETVLAQKVGEGAILHETAESALSDAYPKILREHA